A stretch of DNA from Prochlorococcus marinus str. SB:
ACGATCTATTTCAGGTCTTAGTTTTTTTACAGTATTCCAAAGTTCTTGGGTAACTTCTTTTAAAAGTTCTCGATCTACAGCCAAATTAAATCCTTCTTGTATTTCTACTAATCTAACAAAAAATTGGATCTCGTAAAATAATATTCAATAAAAAAATTGTTAGTTAATATTTTTCTATCCGAATACAAGTTGCATTTGTTGATGCAATTCATTCTTCTCTTGCAAAAGTTTATCTTTTTCAATCTTTTTTAGAGTAAAAGTTCTATAAATTCTTTTTTGAATCTTTATTGGAGTATTTTCAAACTTTACATTTTTGCTTATTAGAGAATTCCACTCTTTTGAATCAAAAGGGGCATAAGGAGAAGATGAAATCACTTTCATATCTTATTAATACATCTGTACTAATAATAGTACATATTTACTGTTACGCAACAACTTCGCCGACTTTTCTTAATTTTAAAGTGTCTTTGAGAATAGATTATTTTTTTTTATCTAATTAGTAAAAATTATAAGTCTGATAAATGAATAAACGTATCATGCGTTACTTATTGATCCCTTTTTTTAGTGTCTTAAGACTTTTCTTGCCTAAAAACCTCTAAAAATAGTTAATTTGTTGAAATTAACATTGACAAGATATATTTAGTAATCCTTCCTATAAAAAGAATAATAGATTAATTAAAAATGCTTCTGAGTAATGAAAAAAGACTAAAGATCCAAGGAATAATTAAACGAATTGCTCAAGATAAATCAATTACATTAGATGAAAGGATATATGTTGAGAAATTTGCACACCATAATTCGACAATTTCTCTTTGGCTGAAAAAAGCTAACAGTTTTAGAAGGAATGGTACAAAAAATGATGGGGGGATTGATAACCTCATTCAATCATTTGGGATAGATGGACTAGATAAAGAAAATCATTTCAACCCAAATGAAGATGATATATCAGATTGGTTTGGCGGTGCTCCTAGTTGGCTAAGGAGAAGCTAGATCCATTAATTATTCAATTTACCCAAGCTATCTTACACAAAAATATACTCATAAAAAATATAAATACCCAAAAAAACCATGGTATAAATCTAATCGGCACTAAATATTTTTTTGAAAAGGTTTTCATATTAATTTTTCTTTTAGATTATTTCTTCCTTACCGTTTTTGAGAATAGGTTTAATTGCTCTATTTATAAATTAAACAATATTCGAAACCTCAAAGAGGTTAAATCACTTTGAGTAGATAATATTAATCAGCCTTAATCATCCCAATCTACGCAACTTTATTTTCAATATTCCTTGAAAAATTTACTATTTTTGCCTCATCATGGTCTGAATTATTCCAATATTTTATAAGTCTTTCTAATTCATCAATCCTCTTTTTGGCATTTGCAATTTTTTCAGTATTTGTCATATAAAATTTTTATCTATCCAATTAATGCATGAAAAAAAAATATTTCAATGGAAGAAACAATTTTTAGACTATAAATATTATTTTTTGTTTAATTACTAAATACATTATAGCCTTCTTGCGACTGAGTAATTATATTTAAAGAAAACCATATTTATGAAGAAATTAAATTCTTTGATTTTGAATAGTACCGTTAACTTCTTAGACTTCATATACTCTGGTAGATCTTTACAAAGATTTTGGGTTTTAGAAGTCATAGCTAGATCACCTTATTTTGCATTTCTTTCAGTTCTTCATTTTAAAGAATCCCTAGGAATTAAAAATGAGAAAACAATGATTTTAATGAAAGAACATTTTTATCAAGCTATTAACGAAACTGAGCATCTTAAAGAAATGGAGAAAAGAGGAGGAGATAGGTTCTGGATTGATAGATTTTTCGCGAGACACCTTGTGCTTGTCTATTACTGGATCATGGTTTTTTATTATTTCTTCTCTCCTGCTAATGCTTATGATGTCAACATAAAAATCGAAAAACATGCATTTGAAACTTATTCCAAATATTTAATAGATAATCCAAATGATCAAAAAATAAAAGAAATTGCTCAAGATGAATTAAATCACGTCCAAGAACTTAACGAAGCTTTGTCAATGCTTACTAAAGTTTAGATTAGTGCTGAGAAATCTATTAGCAATATTGATAGCATCACCAAAGAAGAAATTAATCCTAGGCTAATCATCAATGAGACATAACCTTTTTTTCTAGGCAATTTATAAAAAGATATTCCAATAATTAATAAAGTTATTAATGAGAAAAAAATTATAATTTTTTCATTTACTAAATTTAGATGTATAACTAAATTTTTTTCTTCAAAAAATTTGAGAAATTCAGATAAAACTAATTCTTCTTCTATTTTCTTAAAATAGTCAAATAAACTGATAAAAGCAGAACTTAATAAAGATAATGCAACTAGGGCTGTAACTGGTTTTGTTAACCTGTTAAGTGTTCTGTTAAAACTTACCAATAAAATAAAAATTAATAAAGAGGTTACTAAAGGTATTAAAGGTATAAGAGTTGTTGTATTTATGAAATTTCCCACCAAATAAATATATATCTTACTTTAAATTTTATATTATTTCGACGCATTATTTTATTAAATAAGATTTTTAAAAGCCTTAAATGTAATTAGTACCTATTGCATTCTGTGTAAATTGATACCAA
This window harbors:
- a CDS encoding alternative oxidase, which translates into the protein MKKLNSLILNSTVNFLDFIYSGRSLQRFWVLEVIARSPYFAFLSVLHFKESLGIKNEKTMILMKEHFYQAINETEHLKEMEKRGGDRFWIDRFFARHLVLVYYWIMVFYYFFSPANAYDVNIKIEKHAFETYSKYLIDNPNDQKIKEIAQDELNHVQELNEALSMLTKV